From the genome of Triticum aestivum cultivar Chinese Spring chromosome 3B, IWGSC CS RefSeq v2.1, whole genome shotgun sequence, one region includes:
- the LOC123067753 gene encoding putative FBD-associated F-box protein At5g22720 encodes MPVNRLASAAAARFFALPPDDDVDRVSRLPDALLRDVVSRLPVKDAARTAALSRRWRGVWRSAPLVLADADLLPDTSAVSRVLEAHPGPFRCVHLTSTRAEGFHGLLTRWLRLLAAKGIQELVLVNARWPLDYFLPANLLGLTSLTRFYLGMWRFPDTAGLRRATCFPNLRDLGLCHVLVERRDLDFILDRSPVLETLCVQGNVLKLRIRLVSQSLRCVQIIGCFIEEIFVLDAPNLERFIYSDAWHPVGNCTTTVKIGHAPKLHLLGYLALDPRKHVLDVGNNIIKAPGFSIGWEPGTGMSPSTMLPGVKVLALEVRFAVRNDVKMIPNVLRCFPNVETLHIMSGKTDQSTGKVNLKFWLESGTIECIESRIKLLVFHGFQGDRSELAFLKFFFESALALEEAVVLLAADPTDEMIRKVVFLKYMERASEASILSVGRSGPRGFAQSARRGSDFSLGDPFANYCRSDLYRMSSPRPLYLC; translated from the exons ATGCCCGTCAACcggctcgcctccgccgccgccgcccgcttctTCGCGCTGCCACCCGACGACGACGTCGACCGCGTCAGccgcctccccgacgcgctcctccGCGACGTCGTCTCCCGCCTCCCCGTCAAGGAcgccgcgcgcaccgccgcgctCTCCCGCCGCTGGCGCGGGGTCTGGCGCTCGGCGCCGCTCGTCCTCGCCGACGCGGACCTCCTCCCCGACACCTCCGCCGTGTCCCGCGTCCTCGAGGCGCACCCGGGGCCCTTCCGCTGCGTCCACCTCACCAGCACCCGCGCGGAGGGCTTCCACGGCCTGCTCACGCGCTGGCTCCGGCTCCTCGCCGCCAAGGGCATCCAGGAGCTCGTCCTCGTCAACGCCCGCTGGCCGCTCGACTACTTCCTCCCCGCCAACCTCCTGGGCCTGACCAGCCTCACCCGCTTCTACCTCGGCATGTGGAGGTTCCCCGACACGGCCGGTCTCCGGCGCGCCACCTGCTTCCCCAATCTCCGTGACCTCGGGCTCTGTCACGTCCTCGTGGAGAGAAGGGATCTGGACTTCATCCTCGACAGGAGCCCCGTGCTGGAGACGCTCTGTGTCCAGGGCAATGTGCTCAAGCTTCGCATCCGGCTCGTCAGCCAGAGCCTCCGGTGCGTGCAGATCATTGGGTGCTTCATCGAAGAGATCTTCGTGCTGGACGCCCCAAATCTTGAGCGGTTCATCTATTCAGATGCTTGGCACCCTGTTGGCAACTGCACCACCACGGTCAAGATCGGCCATGCCCCCAAGCTGCACTTGTTGGGATACTTGGCGTTGGACCCACGGAAGCATGTCCTagatgtcggcaacaacatcattAAGGCGCCTGGTTTCTCCATTG GCTGGGAGCCTGGGACAGGGATGAGCCCAAGCACCATGCTACCAGGTGTGAAAGTCCTGGCTTTGGAGGTGCGTTTCGCAGTCCGCAATGATGTCAAGATGATCCCCAATGTCCTCAGATGCTTTCCGAATGTTGAGACGCTCCACATCATG TCTGGAAAAACTGATCAATCCACTGGCAAGGTCAACCTGAAGTTCTGGCTCGAGTCTGGTACCATAGAATGCATAGAGTCGCGCATCAAGCTGCTGGTTTTCCATGGTTTCCAAGGGGATCGAAGCGAGCTCGCCTTCCTCAAGTTCTTCTTTGAGAGCGCCTTGGCGCTGGAGGAGGCGGTGGTTCTGTTGGCCGCTGATCCGACGGATGAGATGATACGCAAGGTGGTGTTTCTGAAGTACATGGAACGGGCCAGTGAAGCCTCCATACTGTCGGTCGGCCGTTCTGGTCCTCGAGGCTTCGCTCAGAGCGCCAGGAGAGGATCTGATTTCTCCCTCGGCGACCCTTTTGCCAACTATTGCCGCAGCGACTTGTATCGTATGTCATCACCCCGCCCCTTGTACCTGTGCTAG
- the LOC123072006 gene encoding CBS domain-containing protein CBSX6, whose amino-acid sequence MAAVFYHHVVGDLTVGKPEIAELSDADTLDDAARAIAGSPEGAVPVWRARAAPDDPPSGARFLGMISAVDIAAFLAGAGAGDRAMRAAVGEVVQPNQDLLREVDPGTRLIDALELMRNGVKRFLVRKNGSWTGITKRFSMLYNGKWMKNSESGSPSSAGSSSMQLSPFISCAERFCCLSREDILRFLIGCLGALAPIPLSPICTLGAINPHYCHVEASAPAMEAIQKIPGDPCGVAVVETTSDGVRKIIGDISAYKLWKCDYVAAAWALANLSAGQFVIGADENGSTPISAFPLPSISSSLSEEATEPGRSPRLLKKFSSRNIGFLNSQANQVRSMYRGRSSPLMCRSTSSLAAVMAQMLSHRATHVWVTDAEAEEDDVLVGVVGYTDIFAAVTRSSA is encoded by the exons ATGGCCGCCGTCTTCTACCACCACGTCGTCGGCGACCTCACCGTCGGCAAGCCCGAGATCGCCGAGCTCAGCGACGCGGACACGCTTGACGACGCGGCGCGGGCCATCGCCGGCAGCCCCGAGGGCGCCGTGCCCGTCTGGCGCGCGCGGGCCGCCCCCGACGACCCGCCCTCCGGGGCCCGGTTCCTCGGCATGATCTCCGCCGTCGACATcgccgccttcctcgccggcgccggcgccggcgaccgcGCCATGCGCGCCGCCGTCGGCGAGGTCGTGCAGCCCAACCAGGACCTGCTCCGGGAGGTCGATCCCGGCACCAG GTTGATTGATGCGCTGGAGTTGATGAGGAATGGAGTGAAGCGCTTCCTTGTCCGCAAGAACGGCTCCTGGACAGGCATCACCAAGCGGTTTTCTATGCTTTACAATGGGAAATGGATGAAGAACTCGGAATCGGGATCCCCAAGCTCAGCTGGCAGCAGCAGCATGCAGTTGTCCCCATTTATCAGTTGCGCGGAGAGGTTTTGCTGCCTGTCAAGGGAAGACATCCTCCGGTTCCTGATCGGGTGCCTCGGCGCCCTCGCGCCCATCCCACTGTCTCCAATCTGTACCCTCGGAGCTATCAACCCGCACTACTGCCACGTCGAGGCGTCTGCGCCAGCCATGGAGGCGATCCAGAAGATCCCTGGGGACCCCTGCGGCGTGGCCGTGGTTGAGACGACATCGGACGGGGTCCGCAAGATCATCGGGGACATCTCTGCCTACAAGCTGTGGAAGTGTGACTACGTGGCGGCCGCGTGGGCGCTGGCGAACCTGTCGGCGGGGCAGTTTGTCATCGGCGCCGACGAGAACGGGTCGACCCCCATCTCCGCCTTCCCGCTGCCTTCCATCAGCTCGTCGTTGTCGGAGGAGGCCACCGAGCCCGGGCGCTCTCCCAGGCTGCTTAAGAAGTTCAGCAGCAGGAACATCGGGTTCCTGAACAGCCAGGCGAACCAGGTGCGGAGCATGTACCGGGGCCGGAGCTCGCCGCTGATGTGCCGGAGCACGAGCTCCCTGGCCGCCGTCATGGCGCAGATGCTGTCCCACCGGGCGACTCACGTGTGGGTGACGGACGCGGAGGCTGAGGAGGATGACGTCCTCGTTGGCGTGGTCGGGTACACGGACATCTTTGCCGCCGTCACCCGGAGCAGCGCCTGA